Proteins from a genomic interval of Asticcacaulis sp. AND118:
- a CDS encoding TonB-dependent receptor domain-containing protein gives MARGLDTDVAGQTGYDSRFAGRETTSSAYVTLQWPLGTWTAMPGLRIEDRRRQIVGRNGGETEWFPSLHLSHPYGEAGKVRLSYSRRLDPISLGQYDPQVLYGSVSWAQSGNPDLKLVLVNSLEASYDWEKKDASFGAAVFLREADNAIENVTTLLTGDVVLSRPVNRGRTRYGGFDVNWRFPLKALPGKGRWSQSGSASFNRSRSEALEAGGRRDTTNWMLKPMLQYDAPKRAKLSGDQYQLSATLMKMDGLQSDTGMTWTTEASWSHPLNKSLTLVMTASNLLRNRVTRTEAITARYRGYGDATHYDQAFRLALNYKFGN, from the coding sequence ATGGCGCGGGGGCTGGACACCGACGTGGCCGGTCAAACCGGCTACGACAGCCGCTTTGCCGGACGCGAAACGACATCCTCGGCCTATGTCACCCTGCAATGGCCGCTGGGGACGTGGACTGCCATGCCGGGCCTGCGCATCGAGGATCGCCGCCGTCAGATCGTCGGTCGCAACGGAGGCGAGACCGAGTGGTTCCCGTCCCTGCACCTCAGCCACCCCTATGGCGAAGCGGGCAAGGTGCGCCTGAGCTATAGCCGCAGGCTCGATCCCATCTCATTGGGGCAGTACGATCCGCAGGTGCTTTATGGCTCGGTAAGCTGGGCGCAGAGCGGCAATCCCGATCTTAAGCTGGTCCTCGTCAATTCGCTGGAGGCCAGCTACGACTGGGAGAAGAAGGACGCCTCCTTCGGGGCCGCCGTCTTCCTGCGCGAGGCCGATAATGCGATTGAAAACGTCACCACCCTGCTGACGGGCGATGTCGTCCTGTCGCGCCCGGTCAATCGCGGGCGCACCCGGTACGGCGGTTTCGACGTGAACTGGCGCTTTCCGCTCAAGGCTCTGCCGGGCAAAGGCCGGTGGAGTCAAAGCGGCAGCGCCAGCTTCAACCGCAGCCGCTCCGAGGCGTTGGAAGCCGGCGGCCGCCGTGACACGACCAACTGGATGCTCAAGCCGATGCTGCAGTATGACGCCCCGAAACGCGCCAAGCTGAGCGGAGACCAGTATCAGCTTTCAGCGACGCTCATGAAGATGGATGGCCTGCAATCGGACACGGGCATGACCTGGACGACGGAGGCCAGTTGGTCGCATCCGCTTAACAAGTCGCTGACCCTGGTGATGACCGCCTCCAATCTGCTGCGCAACCGTGTGACGCGCACAGAAGCGATCACGGCGCGCTATCGCGGTTATGGCGACGCGACCCACTACGATCA
- a CDS encoding TonB-dependent receptor plug domain-containing protein: MTHRRGWGVWAAPALAWGLIATGVPVRAQQAPESGAAPVEAPAGKSSEQAEKIEEITVTASKASGTRIDRRVYDIRTDPQAITGQLGDVLAKVPSVVVTPDDKVYLRGDPGVTIWVDGRPPAEGRQILRILSASEIERIEVITNPSAQFSATTSKGIINIITKKPRGAVKRRGSVSASLRTRDGYSGNVSFDDGKGPWSWGFGLNANGGDQKNRSVSARDYVDASDAVTDRFQEESYALSSNLWRSVGLRAGYKLGPRSSLKLRIKQSQAGWTSDRRTQYDSTLDGQTREHSYEPWFMRIWSHELNYTYADDKGERLTVEISDELNKNRDRIRYAFSGATSGMSEARDIQREHVQALKSDYEKPLGGNNCSVRA; this comes from the coding sequence ATGACGCACAGACGCGGATGGGGAGTATGGGCGGCACCTGCTTTGGCCTGGGGCCTGATCGCCACGGGGGTGCCCGTCCGGGCGCAGCAGGCCCCTGAATCTGGAGCCGCCCCCGTGGAAGCGCCGGCGGGCAAGTCTTCGGAACAAGCCGAAAAGATCGAGGAAATCACCGTTACGGCCAGCAAGGCGTCGGGCACGCGCATCGACCGGCGCGTCTACGACATCAGGACGGACCCTCAGGCGATCACCGGACAACTGGGCGACGTGCTGGCCAAGGTGCCTTCGGTCGTGGTGACGCCGGACGATAAGGTCTATCTGCGCGGCGATCCCGGCGTGACCATCTGGGTCGACGGTCGCCCGCCGGCCGAGGGGCGGCAGATCTTGCGCATTCTTTCCGCGTCGGAAATAGAGCGCATCGAGGTCATCACCAACCCTTCGGCGCAGTTCTCCGCCACCACCAGCAAGGGCATCATTAATATCATCACCAAAAAGCCGCGGGGGGCCGTGAAGCGGCGCGGCTCGGTATCGGCGTCGCTTCGGACGCGTGACGGCTATTCGGGCAATGTCAGCTTCGACGATGGCAAGGGGCCGTGGTCGTGGGGTTTCGGCCTGAACGCCAATGGCGGTGATCAGAAGAACCGCTCCGTCTCTGCGCGCGATTATGTGGACGCCAGCGACGCGGTGACCGACCGCTTTCAGGAGGAGAGCTACGCGCTGAGTTCGAACCTGTGGCGCAGCGTCGGCCTGCGCGCCGGTTACAAGCTGGGGCCGCGCAGTTCGCTAAAGCTGCGGATCAAGCAAAGTCAGGCCGGCTGGACCAGCGACCGCCGGACGCAATACGACTCCACCCTCGACGGTCAGACGCGGGAGCATTCTTATGAACCGTGGTTCATGCGCATATGGTCCCATGAACTGAACTATACCTATGCCGACGACAAGGGCGAACGGCTGACGGTGGAGATCAGCGACGAACTCAACAAGAACCGCGACCGCATTCGCTACGCGTTCAGCGGCGCCACGAGCGGCATGAGCGAGGCTCGCGACATTCAGCGCGAGCACGTTCAGGCGCTCAAGAGCGATTACGAAAAGCCGTTGGGGGGCAATAACTGTTCAGTGCGGGCCTGA
- a CDS encoding gamma carbonic anhydrase family protein, giving the protein MTLFALDGVTPEIAGTAWIAPSATVIGNVRLGVEASVWFNAVLRADNEPMSIGARTNIQDGSVLHSDPGSPLTTGEGVTIGHKVMLHGCTVGDNSLIGINAVVLNRAVIGKNSIVGAGALVPEGKVFPDGVLLIGSPARVARELTEEQIERLRLSAAHYVWNAQRFAKGLTPL; this is encoded by the coding sequence ATGACACTTTTCGCTCTGGACGGCGTGACGCCTGAAATAGCCGGAACCGCGTGGATCGCTCCGTCGGCGACGGTCATCGGTAATGTGCGCTTGGGGGTGGAGGCCAGCGTGTGGTTCAACGCCGTGCTGCGCGCCGATAACGAGCCGATGAGCATAGGCGCCCGGACCAATATTCAGGACGGCTCGGTGCTGCATTCCGACCCCGGTTCGCCGCTGACGACAGGCGAAGGGGTGACGATCGGGCATAAGGTCATGCTGCACGGCTGTACGGTCGGCGACAACAGCCTGATCGGTATCAATGCCGTGGTGCTCAACCGCGCGGTGATCGGCAAGAACAGCATCGTCGGGGCGGGGGCGCTTGTCCCCGAAGGCAAGGTCTTCCCGGACGGTGTGCTGCTGATCGGTTCACCGGCGCGGGTGGCGCGCGAACTGACCGAGGAACAGATCGAACGGCTCAGGCTGTCGGCGGCGCATTATGTGTGGAATGCGCAAAGGTTTGCGAAAGGGCTGACCCCGCTCTGA